A portion of the Drosophila sechellia strain sech25 chromosome 2R, ASM438219v1, whole genome shotgun sequence genome contains these proteins:
- the LOC6608547 gene encoding protocadherin-like wing polarity protein stan isoform X4 → MQTREFPQRPLGLLLVLLVVLLQSSLIKSYLIIVHEDTPSGTVIFNASVYKLGSERHYKINAHKSANFVHHLVSVNHKDGQIQLRKALKCDGIYYPNLFTFYVDSTSNRLRSIDYYSLPVRIFVSGHSCNEDRRIEQELHHHHYEEEDNTGYSKRRRRRSTQEMIQLNGNQLEEVFRQNSTEFRAGDLIFGDSFDNEMRHRILSRKRRAVGSPDPLHLQPALHRRISDAKQWISETYASYAIHTTDKWNQICLRRSQFINSLNAFLPRSVCQHCKVSFLDVNDERFAIEHQSRDLVASRDVCIAESMWKVSITFNIRCDRRDIVDSDHRLKIVYHHQEFNDTDIARRVRRELRNQSPYFEQALYVASVLEEQPPGAAVTTVRARDPEDSPVVYSMVSLLDSRSQSLFKVDSRTGVVTTSASLDRELMDVHYFRVVATDDSFPPRSGTTTLQVNVLDCNDHSPTFEAEQFEASIREGATVGSTVITLRATDQDIGKNAEIEYGIEAVTDGAGLAQDQEMPIFRIDSRSGVISTRSSLDRETSDSYHLLVTAADLASAQSERRTATASVQVKVLDDNDNYPQFSERTYTVQVPEDQWGGTEDNTVAHIRATDADQGNNAAIRYAIIGGNTQSQFSIDSMSGDVSLVKPLDYESVRSYRLVIRAQDGGSPSRSNTTQLLVNVIDANDNAPRFYTSQFQESVLENVPVGYNIIRVQAYDSDEGANAEITYSISERDDNFPLAVDPRTGWVQTIKPLDREEQGRFAFQVVAKDGGVPPKSASSSVVITVQDVNDNDPAFNPKYYEANVGEDQPPGTPVTTVTATDPDEDSRLHYEITTGNTRGRFAITSQNGRGLITIAQSLDYKQEKRFLLTVAATDSGGRSDTATVHINITDANNFAPIFENAPYSASVFEDAPVGTTVLVVSATDSDVGVNAQITYSLNEESINGLGSPDPFSINPQTGAIVTNAPLDRETTSGYLLTVTAKDGGNPSLSDTTDVEIGVTDVNDNAPAFKSPLYQASILEDALVGTSVIQVAASDPDVGLNGRIKYLLSDRDIEDGSFVIDPTSGTIRTNKGLDRESVAVFHLTAIAVDKGSPPLSSTVEVQIRLEDVNDSPPTFASDKITLYVPENSPVGSVVGEIHAHDPDEGVNAVVHYSIIGGDDSNAFSLVTRPGSERAQLLTMTELDYESTRKRFELVVRAASPPLRNDAHIEILVTDVNDNAPVLRDFQVIFNNFRDHFPSGEIGRIPAFDADVSDKLHYRILSGNNANLLRLNSSSGGLVLSPQLNTNVPKFATMEVSVSDGINEAKAIMQLSVRLITEDMLFNSVTVRLNEMTEEAFLSPLLNFFLDGLAAIIPCPKEHIFVFSIQDDTDVSSRILNVSFSARRPDVSHEEFYTPQYLQERVYLNRAILARLATVEVLPFDDNLCVREPCLNFEECLTVLKFGNASEFIHSDTVLFRPIYPVNTFACSCPEGFTGSKEHYLCDTEVDLCYSDPCQNGGTCVRREGGYTCVCPSTHTGQNCETGVGHLRPCPSETCEGGLSCLSNYPSSQPPPYTATCELRARAFGRNSFLTFESLKQRHRFNLKLRFATVQENGLLLYNGRYNELHDFIALEIHEGHVSFSFSLGDHSERISVIQEAKVSDGKWHQVEVVYLNRSVTLVLDNCDTAIALSGQLGDRWSCANRTTLKLDKRCSLLTETCHRFLDLTGPLQVGGLPRIPAHFPVTNRDFVGCISDLRIDDRFVDLNSYVADNGTLAGCPQKAPLCQSEPCFNGGTCREGWGTYSCECPEGYAGNSCQDNIPAPWRFSGDGSLSFNPLLRPIQLPWTTSFSLRTRQKEAFLLQIQIGQNSSAAVCLRQGVLYYIFDGEPMYLAGAFLSDGEWHRVEIRWQQGSEIHFSVDYGQRSGSVPMSQKVQGLYVGKIVMGSPDGSIGAVPEASPFEGCIQDVRIGAGQSVLSRPTIRENVEDGCESRAQCPDHCPNHSSCQSSWDLSTCECDSGYVGTDCAPICTVRPCASGVCRANTSLTRGYDCECNSSSRHGDYCEKELQQPCPGGWWGERVCGPCRCDLAQGYHPDCNKTTGQCYCKTNHYQPPNETACLSCDCYSIGSFSGACNPLTGQCECREGVIGRRCDSCSNPYAEVTLSGCEVVYDACPRSFAGGVWWPRTPLGGVAIEGCPPPARGKGQRSCDAQSGSWNTPDMYNCTSEPFVELRRQLSQLEKLELELNSFVAIKMAEQLRKACEAVDRRGASKDQKILGNGRPNRRYKMESSFLLSNGGNVWSHELEMDYLSDELKFTHDRLYGADLLVTEGLLQELINYELMQSGLNLSHSQDKYFIKNLVDAASVILDRKYEAEWRRATELIQRGPDDLVDAFNKYLVVLARSQHDTYTSPFEIVQPNMALGLDIVTTESLFGYEPEQLSEYHRSKYLKPNAFTTESVVLPDTSGFLQHSARQRPVISFPKYNNYILDRRKFDQHTKVLVPLEMLGITPPESDEISQSGRRGSSHDHRAIVAYAQYKDVGQLLPDLYDETITRRWGVDVELATPILSLQILVPSMEREQETQRLEIPSRKIFSSSSPSSSSSGSTEQQFVEVFDVPKAPTSSSEQQIEDIRITAHEIPPPVSSVEHQEASSSEDGEEREPHIRLNLDDIEFHGNSGEEVISPDSPEMLNPNYEGVSSTGSDEQTKGENEAVYRDRRLVKRQVEITYPSEQMQQSEQVVYRSLGSPHLAQPIKLQMWLDVDSARFGPRSNPQCVRWNSFTNQWTRLGCQTEIPDFDGDFNPAAQQAILVNCSCTHISSYAVIVDVIDPEDIPEPSLLVQITSYSAFLVSLPLLLGVLLALALLRGQQTNSNTIHQNIVLCVFCAELLFFVGMQSRRQLLESEFPCKLTAICLHYFWLAAFAWTTVDCVHLYRMLTEMRDINHGPMGFYFAMGYGAPAIVVGLSVGVRAHEYGNSLFCWLSVYEPVVWWLVGPIAGMSVVNLLILFVSVKAAFTLKDHVLGFGNLRTLLWLSVVSLPLMGVMWVLAVLAASEHSQLLSLLLSGVVLLHALFCLIGYCIINKRVRENLQRTCLRCMGRKVPLLDSSMVVSNSSHNVNAAARPSNFLASGYDTTTRRNIGISASSTTSRSTAKTSSSPYSDGQLRQTSTSTSNYNSASDAPSFLRGFESSTTGRSRGGEEKPSRRQRKDSDSGSETDGRSLELASSHSSDDDESRTARSSGTHRSTAVSSTPAYLPNITEHVQATTPPELNVVQSPQLFPSVNKPVYAPRWSSQLPDAYLQSPPNIGRWSQDTGSDNEHVHGPAKMTISPNPLPNPDLTDTSYLQQHHNKINMPPSILENIRDAREGYEDSLYGRRGEYPDKYGSYKPPSHYGSEKDYPGGGSGSQTIGHMRSFNPDAAYLSDNIYDKQRTLGSGYLGTKSESPYLSKDRITPDIYGSRDGHYSLKRQPAYATDSLHSVHSLLKNDYHQQQQQQHHLQDRLSEGSDKNGYHFPYTAEEDHLPARKLSHTQPPSLHGSQLMQPPGVGLVNDVNNPGLMGRHTLNGGSRHSSRASSPPSTMVAPMQPLGPLTSITDTDSEAEY, encoded by the exons ATGCAAACGAGGGAGTTCCCTCAAAGGCCCCTGGGCCTGCTCCTCGTGCTCCTTGTCGTCCTGCTGCAATCATCGCTCATCAAGAGCTACTTGATTATCGTGCACGAGGACACGCCTTCTGGCACGGTAATCTTCAACGCCTCCGTCTATAAACTTGGTTCCGAACGGCATTACAAGATCAATGCCCACAAGTCGGCCAATTTCGTGCACCATCTGGTCTCCGTGAATCACAAGGATGGCCAGATTCAGCTGAGAAAGGCCCTCAAGTGCGATGGCATCTACTATCCGAATCTGTTCACCTTCTACGTAGACTCCACCTCGAATCGACTGCGCAGCATAGATTACTATAGTCTGCCTGTGCGGATCTTCGTCTCGGGCCACAGTTGCAATGAAGATAGGAGGATAGAGCAGGAACTGCATCACCATCACTATGAGGAGGAGGACAATACGGGCTACTCAAAGCGGAGGCGAAGGCGATCCACCCAGGAGATGATCCAACTGAATGGCAATCAGCTAGAGGAGGTGTTCCGGCAAAACAGCACTGAGTTCCGAGCAGGGGATCTGATATTTGGCGACAGCTTCGACAATGAGATGAGGCACAGGATTCTGAGCCGAAAGAGAAGAGCAGTGGGATCGCCGGATCCGCTGCACCTCCAGCCCGCCCTGCATCGACGGATCTCGGATGCCAAGCAGTGGATCTCAGAGACGTACGCCTCCTATGCCATTCACACCACGGACAAGTGGAACCAGATCTGCTTGAGAAGATCGCAGTTCATCAACAGCCTGAATGCCTTTCTGCCACGATCCGTTTGCCAGCACTGCAAGGTTAGTTTTCTGGATGTGAACGACGAGCGATTCGCCATCGAGCACCAGAGCAGGGATCTGGTGGCCAGCAGGGATGTCTGCATCGCAGAGTCCATGTGGAAAGTAAGCATAACCTTCAACATCAGGTGCGATCGACGCGACATCGTGGACTCGGACCATCGCCTGAAGATCGTTTACCACCACCAGGAGTTTAACGATACGGATATCGCCCGAAGGGTTCGGAGGGAGCTCCGCAATCAATCACCCTACTTTGAACAAGCCCTCTATGTGGCCTCCGTTCTCGAGGAGCAACCGCCTGGCGCCGCGGTGACCACTGTGCGGGCCCGAGATCCCGAGGATTCTCCTGTGGTTTATTCCATGGTCTCACTGTTGGACTCCCGCTCGCAGTCGCTATTTAAGGTGGATTCCAGGACAGGCGTTGTTACCACCTCCGCCAGTTTGGATCGTGAGCTCATGGACGTGCATTACTTCCGAGTGGTGGCAACGGACGACAGCTTCCCACCGCGATCTGGTACGACGACGCTGCAGGTGAACGTCCTGGATTGTAATGACCACAGTCCCACCTTCGAGGCGGAACAGTTTGAGGCGAGTATCCGTGAAGGAGCCACTGTGGGATCCACAGTGATAACACTACGAGCAACCGATCAGGACATTGGCAAGAATGCGGAAATCGAATATGGTATTGAGGCAGTGACTG ATGGCGCCGGATTGGCACAAGACCAGGAAATGCCCATCTTCCGGATCGACTCCCGTTCGGGCGTGATCTCGACGAGGAGCAGTCTGGATCGGGAGACATCGGATAGCTATCATCTGCTGGTGACCGCAGCGGATTTGGCTTCGGCACAAAGCGAACGACGAACTGCCACGGCCAGTGTCCAGGTGAAGGTTCTCGATGACAACGACAACTACCCGCAGTTTAGCGAACGCACCTATACAGTCCAAGTGCCGGAGGATCAATGGGGTGGCACTGAGGATAACACCGTTGCGCACATTAGGGCAACGGATGCGGATCAAGGGAACAATGCCGCCATTAGATACGCCATAATCGGCGGAAATACTCAGTCACAGTTCTCTATTGACTCGATGTCCGGTGATGTGAGTCTAGTGAAACCGCTGGACTACGAAAGTGTACGCAGCTACAGGCTGGTTATTCGCGCTCAAGATGGAGGCAGTCCCTCCAGAAGTAACACCACCCAGCTCTTGGTTAACGTCATCGATGCGAATGACAATGCCCCGAGGTTTTACACCTCACAGTTTCAGGAGAGCGTGCTAGAGAATGTCCCCGTTGGTTACAACATCATTCGGGTGCAGGCCTACGACTCCGACGAAGGTGCCAATGCAGAGATTACCTACAGCATTTCCGAACGAGATGACAACTTTCCCCTGGCGGTGGATCCTCGCACTGGTTGGGTGCAAACCATCAAGCCACTGGATCGTGAGGAGCAAGGTCGCTTTGCCTTCCAGGTGGTGGCCAAAGATGGAGGTGTACCCCCCAAATCGGCCAGTTCCTCGGTGGTAATCACCGTGCAGGACGTGAACGACAATGATCCAGCCTTTAATCCCAAGTACTACGAGGCAAATGTGGGGGAGGATCAACCGCCCGGTACTCCGGTTACCACAGTCACAGCCACGGATCCGGACGAGGACTCCCGCTTGCACTACGAGATCACAACGGGCAACACAAGGGGTCGCTTTGCGATCACCTCTCAGAATGGTCGGGGTCTAATTACCATCGCCCAGTCGCTGGATTACAAGCAGGAGAAGCGCTTCCTGCTCACAGTAGCTGCCACCGACTCCGGAGGACGTTCTGATACGGCCACCGTCCATATCAACATCACGGATGCCAATAACTTCGCTCCCATCTTTGAAAATGCCCCTTATAGCGCATCAGTGTTTGAAGATGCCCCAGTGGGCACCACTGTCCTCGTGGTTTCCGCCACCGACAGTGATGTGGGAGTAAATGCACAGATCACCTACTCCCTTAATGAAGAGAGTATAAACGGCTTGGGTAGTCCAGATCCATTTTCGATCAATCCGCAGACTGGTGCCATTGTTACCAATGCCCCTCTGGATCGGGAGACCACCAGTGGATACCTGCTCACCGTGACTGCCAAGGACGGAGGTAACCCTTCGTTAAGTGACACTACCGACGTGGAGATTGGAGTGACCGATGTTAATGACAATGCACCTGCCTTTAAAAGCCCACTGTACCAAGCTTCCATTTTGGAAGATGCCCTAGTGGGAACCTCGGTGATCCAGGTGGCAGCCAGTGATCCCGACGTAGGCCTTAATGGGCGCATCAAATATTTGCTGAGTGACCGTGACATAGAGGACGGATCCTTCGTGATAGATCCGACCTCGGGAACCATTCGCACCAACAAGGGATTGGACAGAGAAAGTGTGGCCGTCTTTCATCTAACGGCCATTGCCGTGGATAAGGGATCACCACCGCTTTCAAGCACCGTGGAGGTGCAAATCCGATTGGAGGACGTCAATGATTCGCCACCAACTTTTGCTTCGGACAAAATCACACTCTATGTGCCGGAGAACTCGCCTGTGGGCTCTGTAGTGGGTGAGATTCATGCCCACGATCCCGATGAGGGCGTCAATGCAGTGGTGCACTATTCCATTATTGGCGGCGATGACTCCAATGCGTTTTCTTTGGTAACTCGACCTGGTTCCGAACGAGCTCAACTGCTGACCATGACAGAACTAGATTATGAATCCACTCGAAAGCGCTTTGAATTGGTGGTTCGGGCAGCCAGCCCTCCGTTACGTAACGATGCCCACATCGAGATCCTAGTCACAGATGTGAATGACAATGCACCAGTCCTGCGGGACTTTCAAGTTATATTCAACAATTTCCGCGATCATTTTCCCAGTGGAGAGATTGGACGAATTCCAGCTTTCGATGCCGATGTTAGCGATAAGCTACACTACAGGATACTTTCCGGCAATAATGCCAATCTACTGCGCCTCAACAGCAGCTCGGGAGGACTGGTGCTAAGTCCGCAACTGAACACCAATGTGCCCAAGTTTGCCACCATGGAGGTATCCGTATCGGATGGAATTAACGAAGCCAAGGCGATTATGCAGCTTTCAGTCCGACTGATCACCGAGGACATGCTCTTTAACTCGGTAACGGTGCGACTAAATGAGATGACTGAGGAGGCCTTCCTATCACCCTTGCTGAACTTCTTCCTGGACGGACTGGCTGCCATTATTCCCTGTCCCAAGGAACACATATTTGTGTTTAGCATCCAGGATGACACGGACGTTAGCTCACGCATTCTGAACGTCAGCTTTTCAGCACGCCGACCGGATGTGTCCCACGAGGAGTTCTACACGCCGCAGTATCTTCAGGAGCGAGTCTACTTGAACAGAGCCATTCTTGCCCGATTGGCCACCGTGGAGGTGCTTCCCTTCGACGACAATCTCTGCGTGCGGGAACCCTGCCTGAATTTCGAAGAGTGTTTAACTGTGCTGAAGTTCGGAAATGCTTCTGAGTTCATACACAGCGATACAGTCCTTTTCAGACCTATCTATCCGGTTAATACGTTTGCCTGCTCATGTCCAGAAGGCTTTACGGGTAGCAAGGAGCACTATCTGTGTGACACTGAGGTGGATCTCTGCTACTCTGATCCCTGTCAAAATGGAGGAACCTGTGTGAGGCGAGAAGGAGGCTACACTTGTGTATGTCCATCTACGCATACTGGTCAAAATTGCGAAACAGGAGTGGGACACCTGCGTCCTTGTCCGTCGGAAACATGTGAGGGAGGGTTGTCCTGCCTCAGCAATTATCCCAGCTCACAGCCTCCTCCCTATACGGCCACCTGTGAGCTGCGAGCTCGTGCCTTTGGGCGCAACTCCTTCCTAACCTTCGAAAGTCTAAAACAAAGGCATCGATTCAATCTTAAGCTCCGCTTTGCCACCGTACAGGAAAATGGATTGCTACTCTACAATGGAAGATACAATGAACTGCATGACTTTATTGCATTGGAGATCCATGAAGGACACGTGAGCTTCTCCTTTTCTTTGGGCGATCATAGTGAAAGGATTTCGGTGATCCAGGAGGCAAAGGTTTCCGATGGAAAATGGCATCAGGTGGAAGTGGTCTATTTGAACCGAAGTGTCACCTTAGTCCTAGATAATTGTGACACCGCCATTGCCCTTTCTGGACAACTGGGTGATAGATGGAGCTGCGCTAATCGCACTACTTTGAAGTTGGACAAACGCTGTTCGCTGCTCACGGAGACCTGCCATCGCTTTCTGGATCTGACAGGACCTCTTCAAGTGGGCGGACTTCCTCGCATCCCAGCCCACTTCCCGGTGACCAATCGCGACTTTGTGGGATGTATCTCTGACCTTCGAATAGATGATCGTTTCGTAGATCTCAACTCATATGTGGCGGATAATGGAACGTTAGCTGGCTGCCCCCAAAAGGCTCCACTCTGCCAATCCGAGCCTTGTTTCAATGGCGGCACCTGCCGCGAGGGCTGGGGAACCTATTCCTGCGAGTGTCCCGAGGGATATGCTGGAAACAGCTGCCAGGATAATATACCAGCTCCGTGGCGATTCTCCGGAGATGGAAGTCTCAGTTTCAATCCCCTTTTGCGACCTATCCAGTTACCATGGACCACCTCCTTCTCGCTGAGAACACGCCAGAAAGAGGCTTTCCTCCTCCAAATTCAAATCGGACAGAACAGTTCGGCCGCAGTTTGTCTGAGGCAAGGAGTACTCTACTATATTTTTGATGGAGAACCCATGTATTTGGCTGGAGCTTTCCTCTCCGACGGTGAGTGGCACAGAGTAGAAATTCGTTGGCAGCAGGGTTCCGAGATACACTTCTCAGTGGATTACGGACAGCGGTCTGGATCGGTGCCCATGTCGCAGAAGGTTCAAGGCCTCTATGTGGGCAAGATTGTAATGGGTAGCCCCGACGGCAGTATTGGAGCAGTTCCCGAAGCCTCTCCATTCGAGGGGTGCATTCAAGATGTGCGTATTGGAGCGGGGCAATCGGTTCTCTCGCGTCCAACTATTCGGGAGAATGTGGAAGACGGCTGCGAATCACGTGCTCAGTGTCCGGATCATTGTCCCAACCACTCATCCTGCCAGAGTTCTTGGGATCTGTCTACCTGCGAGTGTGATTCCGGGTATGTGGGTACAGACTGTGCCCCCATCTGTACGGTGAGGCCTTGTGCTTCCGGAGTTTGCAGAGCAAACACAAGTTTGACTCGAGGTTATGATTGCGAGTGCAACAGCAGTTCCCGGCATGGAGATTATTGTGAGAAGGAACTTCAGCAACCGTGTCCTGGCGGTTGGTGGGGCGAACGGGTGTGTGGTCCATGTAGATGCGATCTGGCCCAAGGATACCACCCGGACTGCAACAAAACCACCGGACAGTGCTACTGCAAGACAAATCACTACCAACCTCCGAACGAAACCGCCTGCCTTTCCTGCGACTGCTACTCCATCGGAAGCTTTAGTGGAGCATGCAATCCTCTGACAGGACAATGCGAGTGCCGTGAAGGAGTTATTGGACGTAGGTGTGACTCATGCTCAAATCCCTATGCCGAAGTCACCCTTAGTGGATGCGAAGTGGTGTACGATGCCTGTCCGCGATCCTTTGCCGGTGGGGTATGGTGGCCACGCACTCCTCTTGGAGGAGTTGCCATCGAAGGATGTCCTCCACCGGCTCGAGGAAAAGGGCAACGCAGCTGCGATGCTCAATCAGGAAGCTGGAATACTCCGGATATGTACAACTGCACCTCGGAGCCTTTTGTGGAGCTGCGTCGTCAACTTTCACAACTGGAGAAACTCGAATTGGAGCTTAACTCGTTtgtggccataaaaatggCAGAGCAGCTGAGAAAAGCTTGCGAGGCGGTGGACAGGAGAGGTGCCAGCAAGGATCAAAAGATTTTGGGAAATGGCCGCCCTAACCGGCGTTACAAAATGGAATCATCTTTCCTGCTTAGCAATGGCGGAAACGTGTGGTCACATGAACTCGAAATGGACTACCTCTCCGATGAATTGAAATTCACCCATGATCGTCTGTATGGCGCCGATCTTCTGGTGACGGAGGGTCTCCTACAGGAGCTGATTAACTATGAACTCATGCAAAGTGGTCTTAACTTGTCCCACAGTCAAGACAAATACTTTATTAAGAATCTGGTGGATGCGGCCAGCGTAATTTTGGACCGAAAATACGAGGCAGAATGGAGAAGGGCCACGGAACTCATTCAAAGGGGACCAGACGATCTGGTTGATGCATTTAACAAGTACCTGGTGGTTTTGGCTCGATCCCAACATGACACCTACACAAGTCCTTTTGAGATCGTGCAACCAAACATGGCCCTAGGATTGGACATCGTCACCACTGAATCCCTATTTGGTTACGAACCGGAGCAGTTAAGCGAATACCACCGGAGCAAGTACCTCAAACCGAATGCATTTACCACAGAAAGTGTTGTGCTGCCGGATACCAGTGGATTTCTACAGCACTCGGCTCGTCAGCGACCAGTGATTAGTTTCCCCAAGTACAATAACTACATATTGGATCGTCGTAAGTTTGATCAGCACACCAAGGTCCTGGTGCCCCTGGAGATGCTGGGAATTACGCCTCCAGAAAGCGATGAGATTTCACAGAGTGGACGAAGAGGAAGTAGTCATGACCATCGTGCCAtcgtggcgtatgcgcaatacaAGGATGTGGGACAGCTGCTCCCCGATCTGTATGATGAAACCATTACCCGTCGTTGGGGTGTGGATGTAGAGCTGGCTACCCCCATTCTCTCCCTGCAAATTTTAGTTCCCTCAATGGAAAGGGAGCAGGAGACGCAACGCCTGGAGATTCCGTCGAGAAAGATCTTCTCTTCATCTTCGCCATCTTCATCCTCATCAGGCAGCACGGAACAACAATTTGTGGAGGTTTTCGATGTTCCTAAAGCTCCAACGAGCAGTAGTGAGCAACAGATTGAGGATATACGGATAACAGCTCACGAAATTCCGCCACCAGTTTCCTCTGTAGAACACCAGGAGGCTTCAAGTAGTGAAGACGGTGAAGAGAGGGAACCACACATTCGCCTAAATCTTGACGACATTGAGTTCCATGGCAACTCCGGAGAGGAGGTCATATCTCCAGACTCACCCGAGATGCTTAATCCAAATTATGAAGGCGTCAGTTCTACTGGAAGTGATGAGCAGACAAAGGGTGAAAACGAAGCGGTTTATAGAGATCGCCGTTTGGTTAAGAGACAGGTAGAGATCACTTATCCTTCAGAACAAATGCAGCAATCAGAACAGGTGGTGTATAGATCCTTGGGCTCGCCTCATTTGGCGCAACCCATAAAGCTGCAGATGTGGCTGGATGTGGACTCAGCTCGTTTTGGACCCCGTTCGAACCCCCAATGCGTCCGCTGGAACTCCTTTACCAATCAGTGGACTAGATTGGGCTGTCAAACTGAGATTCCCGACTTCGATGGAGACTTCAATCCTGCGGCACAACAAGCGATCCTTGTGAACTGTAGCTGCACCCATATTTCCAGCTATGCTGTCATTGTGGATGTGATTGATCCAGAGGACATCCCAGAACCTTCGCTTTTGGTGCAGATTACCTCCTACTCCGCCTTCCTGGTTTCACTTCCCCTGCTGCTGGGAGTGCTCTTAGCTTTGGCCCTCCTACGTGGTCAGCAGACCAACTCAAACACCATTCACCAGAACATCGTGCTTTGTGTCTTCTGCGCGGAGCTCCTTTTCTTCGTGGGTATGCAATCGCGTCGGCAGCTCCTGGAGAGCGAGTTTCCCTGCAAGCTGACGGCCATCTGTCTGCACTACTTCTGGTTGGCTGCCTTCGCCTGGACAACGGTGGACTGCGTTCATCTATACAGAATGCTCACCGAAATGCGTGACATTAACCACGGTCCCATGGGTTTCTATTTCGCCATGGGCTATGGTGCCCCGGCCATCGTCGTCGGATTATCTGTTGGAGTTCGTGCTCATGAGTACGGAAATAGTTTATT CTGTTGGCTGTCTGTCTACGAGCCCGTTGTGTGGTGGTTAGTGGGTCCCATTGCGGGCATGTCCGTGGTGAACCTGCTCATCCTTTTCGTCTCCGTCAAAGCTGCCTTTACACTTAAGGATCACGTACTTGGATTTGGAAACTTGCGAACGCTCCTCTGGCTGTCTGTGGTATCGCTCCCGCTGATGGGAGTCATGTGGGTCCTAGCGGTGCTGGCCGCTTCGGAGCACTCTCAGTTGCTGAGCCTGTTGCTCTCCGGCGTGGTGCTACTACACGCGCTTTTCTGCCTCATTGGATACTGCATCATTAACAAGCGGGTGCGGGAAAACCTCCAACGCACCTGTCTGCGATGCATGGGTCGCAAGGTTCCGCTTTTGGATTCCTCCATGGTGGTTAGCAATAGCTCACACAACGTGAATGCAGCGGCGAGGCCGAGTAACTTCCTGGCAAGTGGATATGATACCACCACCAGGCGAAACATAGGCATCAGCGCTAGTAGCACTACGTCGAGAAGTACGGCCAAAACTAGTTCGAGTCCGTACAGCGACGGACAACTGAGGCAGACCTCAACGTCCACCTCGAACTACAATTCAGCCAGCGATGCTCCGAGCTTCTTGAGAGGATTCGAATCTTCTACAACCGGAAGGAGTAGAGGTGGCGAGGAGAAACCATCCCGGCGCCAGAGGAAGGACTCAGACTCTGGCTCCGAAACAGATGGAAGATCCCTCGAACTAGCCAGCAGTCACTCCAGCGATGATGATGAGTCGCGAACGGCTAGATCTTCTGGTACACATCGCAGCACGGCCGTGAGTTCGACGCCAGCCTATTTGCCCAACATCACGGAGCACGTCCAGGCCACCACCCCGCCGGAACTGAATGTGGTGCAGAGTCCGCAGCTCTTCCCGAGTGTAAATAAGCCCGTCTATGCTCCGCGCTGGTCGAGTCAGCTGCCAGATGCGTATTTGCAATCACCTCCGAACATCGGACGGTGGTCCCAGGACACTGGATCTGATAACGAACACGTTCACGGGCCAGCGAAGATGACCATCTCGCCGAATCCACTGCCCAATCCCGATCTCACGGACACCAGTTACCTGCAGCAGCACCATAACAAAATCAATATGCCTCCCTCGATTCTGGAAAATATTCGAGATGCTCGGGAGGGCTATGAGGACAGCTTATATGGGAGACGGGGGGAGTACCCTGACAAGTATGGCTCCTACAAGCCACCCAGTCACTATGGCAGCGAAAAGGACTATCCCGGCGGAGGAAGTGGCTCCCAGACGATTGGTCATATGAGAAGTTTCAACCCGGATGCCGCGTACTTGAGTGATAACATATACGACAAGCAGCGTACGCTGGGCAGTGGCTACTTGGGCACCAAGTCGGAGTCACCTTACCTGTCCAAAGATCGCATAACACCCGATATCTATGGATCCAGGGATGGTCATTATAGCCTCAAGAGACAGCCTGCCTATGCAACTGATTCCCTGCACTCGGTTCACTCGCTCCTAAAGAACGAttaccaccagcagcagcagcagcaacaccattTGCAGGACAGACTGTCCGAGGGATCGGATAAGAATGGCTACCACTTTCCCTACACCGCCGAGGAGGACCACCTGCCCGCCAGGAAGCTAAGCCACACCCAACCGCCTTCGCTACATGGATCTCAGCTGATGCAACCACCTGGAGTGGGCCTGGTGAACGATGTGAACAATCCGGGCTTGATGGGAAGGCACACCCTAAATGGAGGATCCCGACACAGTTCCAGAGCCTCCTCGCCGCCCTCCACCATGGTGGCTCCCATGCAGCCACTGGGGCCGCTGACCAGCATCACGGATACCGA CTCAGAG GCGGAATATTGA